The window gaatacttgacttgagattgaaaaactattacttgaatTGAAGTTAGTAGAAACAATTCGTCAGAAACTTTCTCAATACAATTGGCAGTACCCGAGGTAGTACCTATTGTATAAAGAAGATCTTCATACCACCATACCAATAAACAAGTCTGCTACCTTACCTTGTATTTTCGCATTATATGCTCAGATAACCTCAATTATCGATTGCATTTAATAATCGCAATACCCAAGTCCGTTCCTGCACCATCCAGCGAAATCAGCATCAACGATACCCCTAAATCAAGATCTGAATAATGATTATGACAGAATGTCACGACTACTGATGACACGGAACGCTTTCACATGGACTAGATCATGTGTAGATACTTCACTTTACAACCCTCCACTCGAGATCCAGTATTACCATAATTAACGAATAAAGGTATCAATAAAAGAGATAAAGAACAATAATTAATGCAGCTGAGAGCGCCCGCTTAACGCAGCGGATCTCCCAAGACCAATAAGAACGTACCCGGCTCCAAAGGCTCCTCCCAATCCCTGAACACGACCATGCATGTGGCCCAAGACGTTCAGGCCTCATTAGTTCCCAATTAGCATCTTCTCTAAATCAACCGCTCATCGTCGAGACCACAGAGGCGCGAAGTGGACAATTCGAATATTTCGATGAACGTTTTCTGTCACAGACACGGGAGTTTTTCCGCATTGCACGATAATATAATGCAGAAAAATAGCCAGTTCGTGGTGAATGGGTCGAAGGGTGAGCCTCTCAGGCTCAAATTCGGCATAGATCAGTTGCTGGCCGAAGATacgaagaagaagacgaaagaAGAGACGGCGGATGTGAAGGCGGAAGTTGTTGGTGCTTCAGTTCCGTGTTCGGACTGTGTTACGTCACTGTTTCGCTGTTGCAGATTGGGCGAGCCTGGTGGTTGCAATCAGGGGCAGGTTTCGAACTTTTTGGGACATCATTTTGGTTATGGGGCTGGCGTTAATGCTTATACGGTCCAGCCGATTAGACCTTTTGCTACTAGACCGAGTAAGTAGAAAAATAGGAATTAAGTTGTGGTTGg is drawn from Harmonia axyridis chromosome 7, icHarAxyr1.1, whole genome shotgun sequence and contains these coding sequences:
- the LOC123685061 gene encoding H2.0-like homeobox protein; its protein translation is MNVFCHRHGSFSALHDNIMQKNSQFVVNGSKGEPLRLKFGIDQLLAEDTKKKTKEETADVKAEVVGASVPCSDCVTSLFRCCRLGEPGGCNQGQVSNFLGHHFGYGAGVNAYTVQPIRPFATRPTLRIPQPSTSPSPPISTNNGKRKRSWSRAVFSNLQRKGLERRFQLQKYITKPDRRQLAATLGLTDAQVKVWFQNRRMKWRHSKEASKAGENAADSTQDQEFNIDVDTISENE